Genomic window (Desulfobulbaceae bacterium):
GTTGAACGCCGTAGCAGATACCAAGAACCGGGATGCCAAGTTCGAATAGGGCGGGGTCACTTTTGGGAGCATCTTGGTCATAGACACTCTTGGGGCCGCCGGAGAGCACGATACCTTTTGGGGCTATGGCTTTTATTCGCTCCAAGGAGAGGTTGTATGGGTGGATTTCGCAATAGACTTTTTGCTCTCGGATGCGGCGGGCGATGAGCTGGGTAGTCTGGGAACCGAAGTCGAGGATCAGAATTTTTTCGCTATGGATGTCCATGGTATCAGGGGGGCAATGGTTACAGGGGGTGGAGCGCCGGATGGGTTAGGCCATCCGGTAGTTGGGGGCTTCTTTGGTGATGATTACGTCGTGGACATGGCTTTCCTTAAGCCCTGCCGAGGTGATGCGAACAAATTTAGCTTTCTGGCGCAGTTCTTCGATATTGCGAGCACCGACATACCCCATTCCGGAGCGCAGACCGCCCAATAATTGGTAAATTGTGTCGGAGATCGGCCCACGATAAGGGACTTTTCCTTCGATACCTTCTGGGACCAGTTTGGACGGGCTTTCGACCCCGTCCTGAAAATACCGGTCGCTTGAGCCCTGCTTCATGGCGCCAAGGGAACCCATTCCTCGATAGCCTTTGTAGGTGCGGCCTTGATAGAGGAAGGTCTCGCCAGGAGTCTCATCTGTACCGGCAAAGAGGCTGCCGACCATGATTGAGTTGGCGCCAATGCCAATGGCCTTGGTCAGTTCGCCAGAGAATTTAATGCCGCCGTCGGCAATCACCGGGATGCCGAATTTTCCTGCCGCCATGGCGCAGTTGTAGATGGCTGTCATCTGGGGGACTCCTACTCCGGCAACGATGCGGGTGGTGCAGATGGAACCTGGGCCAACACCGACCTTGACGCAGTCGGCTCCGGCTCTGGCCAAGGCCTCAACTGCTTCAGGTGTGGCTATGTTACCGGCAATGACCTGGAGAGTTGGGAAAGCCGCTTTTAGATCTTTCAGGGCATTGATAATGTTTTTGGAGTGGCCGTGGGCCGAATCGAGAACTACGACATCGACTCCGGCTTTGATCAATTGCTCAGTGCTGGCCAGGCAATTGCCGACGCCGACGGCTGCTCCGACCAGCAAGCGGCCCATGGCATCTTTGGCAGCGTTGGGATAGCGTCTGATTTTTTCGAGATCCTTGGTGGTGATCAGGCCGGTGAGGTTGCCTGCGTCATCCACCACCAGCAGCTTTTCGATGCGGTGCTCGTGGAGAAGGGCCTTGGACTGTTCAAGGGTAATGCCCACCTTGGCGGTAACTAAGTTGGAGCTGGTCATCACCTCTTTGACCTTGAGGTCGGGGTCCGAGACAAAACGTAGGTCACGGTTGGTGACGATTCCTACCAGTTTAGGACCTCGACGTACCGGAACCCCGGAAATACGGTACTGATCCATGATGAATTTGACTTCGGCCACGGTACTGTCTTCTTCAACCGTCACCGGATCGACAATCATCCCAGACTCGGATTTTTTGACCCGTTGGACCTCTCTTACTTGTTCCTCAATGCTCATGTTCTTGTGAATGATGCCGATGCCCCCCTCACGTGCCATGATGATGGCGGTTCGGTGTTCAGTCACGGTATCCATGGCGGCGCTGATCAAAGGAATATTGAGACGAATGCTGTTGGTCAAGTTGGTGGCGAGATCGACATCCGAGGGCAGGACATCGGATGCGAGCGGGAGCAGAAGCAGATCATCAAAGGTATAGGCATCTTCAAGGATTTTGTCATGCATGGGGGCGGTCACTCCTGTGGGAAATTGTTCGCTGAATTTTTTCATTCTAAAATATTCTGACCAAGAAATGAAAGACTTTATTGAGTTTATTATGGGAAATTGGTTTATTAGCCCTGCTCGAATGGTTGGCGGGCGAACTGCTATGAGGTTAGGATCTCGTGTAGTCAGGCTAGGTCATTGATTTTCGGCAATAAAAGAGTATAGAGCCGTAAGCTGACTCTGGAGAATACTTATCGATTGGGTACTGCGCGAACGAGTGTGTTTCGCGTGATGGTTCAGAGGCGATTGGCGCTTGTGCGCAGACACATTTCTCGTGGAATCTATTATGCTTGACATTAATCCTATTAACCCTCAGTCCCGTCTGATTGGACAAGTGGTGGAAGCGCTTCGACATGGTGCGGTTATTTGTTATCCTACTGACACGATGTACGGGATTGGTTGTGATATTTTCAACCAGAAGGCGGTTAAACGGATTCATCAGCTGAAGCGGCGGCCAAATGATAAGCCGTTCAGCTTTATGTGCTCCAGCCTCAAGGATGTCAGCACCTATTGCCACATTTCCAATACAGCTTATCGACTGATGAAGAAAAATCTGCCGGGGCCATATACTTTTGTCCTGACCACCATGAAAATTGTGCCCAAGATCATGACCAGCAAGCAGAAAACTGTAGGCATCAGGGTTCCGGACAATGTTATTTGTCGTACCCTGATTGAGGCCTTGGGGAACCCTATTCTGACCACCTCTGCTACGTTTGATGATAATCTGCCCATGGCCGAGGCCTTTTTTCTGGAAGAGAGGATTGGCGGCTTGGTTGATATCATTATTGACGGAGGCCCTGTGTATCCCGAACCTTCCAGTGTTATCTCACTCGTTGGTCCTGATCCGGAAATTATCCGCCGGGGGAAAGGAGATATCAGTCAGTTTGAAGCGTATTGAGTAGCGCCCTCTGTAACGTATAGGTTACAGGTTTGCGGTTGACAGTTAATGAGACTTGTCAAGATTCGTAATATGGTCACTGGTTAGCAGAGGAGTCAGTTTTTTACGGTTTTTCGTCTTGGTTTGTGCTGTCGATCAGCGGATACTTCAATGATTTACTCATCGTGAAGTGCATGGTATTGCGTTGCGGGATGTTCATCTCCGCGCCCGTCTTGGGGTTCTTGGTGATTTTGGGTAGGCGCTGACGGATGCTGAATGAACCAAAACCTCTGATTTCGACTCGGCGACCGCTGGCTAATGCCTTGTTCATGGTATCGATAATAATGTCGATCGATTGAGTAATATCTTTTTTTAGCACATCGGGCATGGCCGCGCTAATTTTCTCGATTATGTCACCTTTAAGCATCGGTAATCCCGTTCCTTATTTTATAAAATTACTCGAAAATAATTGACTTGGTCGCGCATCTGGGGCACCCGGTGAACGTTTACAGTCCGGTGAAGTCCGCACGTTTAACGCTTCTGATGAACGATTACGATATTTAAATAGTCACCAGCAGCGAGCTGCCAGCTACTTGCGACCAATGACCGTACCGTCCGACGGTTTACGGAAGAGGGAGTTACCACTGGTACATCAGTCGCGGTGATTTGGAGAGCAGCAGTGTGATGAGGCTCTGGCTTTGCTCACTTGCCAGGAAATCCAAGATCGAAAATTTTTTGTTTTTCGGGTAGATCAATTCCGGTTGTTCGCCACCCAATCCGGCAAGTTCCATGGCCATGTCAACCGCATCGGTGAAGTTACCTAAATTGTCGATCAGCCCATATTCCTTGGCCTGACTCCCAGAGAAGATGCGGCCATCGGCCAGGGGCCTGACTGTATCGATAGGAAGTTTTCTGCTGTCGGCGATGGCTTGGATGAATTGGTTATGGACCGTATCTATCATGTCCTGGAGCAGTTTTCGTTCATCTTGAGTCATCGCCCTGGTAATTGAGCCGATGTCTTTATTGAGCCCGCTCTTGATTATTTCAGATTGGTATCCGACCTTGTCAAGGATCTTCTCAAGATTGGGAAACTGGATGATGACCCCGATGCTCCCTGTCATGGTGCCAGGGTTGGCAAAAATGGAACTGGCCCCGAGGGCGGCGTAATAACCACCAGATGCAGCCACTGAAGACATGGAGGCGATTACCGGTTTGACTTGTGCCGTGCGCTGAATGTCTTGATATATTTCCTGAGCCGCTCCAACAGCGCCACCAGGGCTGTCGATACGGACGATAACGGCCTTGATGTGTTTGTTCTGGCGGAACTCCTGTAAATCTGCCAGGACTTCTTCTGATGACATCATGACCCCGTGCAG
Coding sequences:
- the sppA gene encoding signal peptide peptidase SppA — translated: MTQGPFRQEHPYLFGLIVLGAMGMIFWAGVAFFIMRLIPQGDRDIFSSKNGIGVINLHGVMMSSEEVLADLQEFRQNKHIKAVIVRIDSPGGAVGAAQEIYQDIQRTAQVKPVIASMSSVAASGGYYAALGASSIFANPGTMTGSIGVIIQFPNLEKILDKVGYQSEIIKSGLNKDIGSITRAMTQDERKLLQDMIDTVHNQFIQAIADSRKLPIDTVRPLADGRIFSGSQAKEYGLIDNLGNFTDAVDMAMELAGLGGEQPELIYPKNKKFSILDFLASEQSQSLITLLLSKSPRLMYQW
- the guaB gene encoding IMP dehydrogenase, with translation MHDKILEDAYTFDDLLLLPLASDVLPSDVDLATNLTNSIRLNIPLISAAMDTVTEHRTAIIMAREGGIGIIHKNMSIEEQVREVQRVKKSESGMIVDPVTVEEDSTVAEVKFIMDQYRISGVPVRRGPKLVGIVTNRDLRFVSDPDLKVKEVMTSSNLVTAKVGITLEQSKALLHEHRIEKLLVVDDAGNLTGLITTKDLEKIRRYPNAAKDAMGRLLVGAAVGVGNCLASTEQLIKAGVDVVVLDSAHGHSKNIINALKDLKAAFPTLQVIAGNIATPEAVEALARAGADCVKVGVGPGSICTTRIVAGVGVPQMTAIYNCAMAAGKFGIPVIADGGIKFSGELTKAIGIGANSIMVGSLFAGTDETPGETFLYQGRTYKGYRGMGSLGAMKQGSSDRYFQDGVESPSKLVPEGIEGKVPYRGPISDTIYQLLGGLRSGMGYVGARNIEELRQKAKFVRITSAGLKESHVHDVIITKEAPNYRMA
- a CDS encoding integration host factor subunit beta — protein: MLKGDIIEKISAAMPDVLKKDITQSIDIIIDTMNKALASGRRVEIRGFGSFSIRQRLPKITKNPKTGAEMNIPQRNTMHFTMSKSLKYPLIDSTNQDEKP
- a CDS encoding threonylcarbamoyl-AMP synthase — encoded protein: MMLDINPINPQSRLIGQVVEALRHGAVICYPTDTMYGIGCDIFNQKAVKRIHQLKRRPNDKPFSFMCSSLKDVSTYCHISNTAYRLMKKNLPGPYTFVLTTMKIVPKIMTSKQKTVGIRVPDNVICRTLIEALGNPILTTSATFDDNLPMAEAFFLEERIGGLVDIIIDGGPVYPEPSSVISLVGPDPEIIRRGKGDISQFEAY